ATGCTCGCCGGCCTCGTCCTGGCGCCGCTCCCCTACGGATCGGTCCTCCCCTGGGCCCGGTCGTTTCTGGAGATCTTCTCTTTCCTGGCCCTGGGGCTGGTCCTCGCCGGGGGCCGGCGGCGCGGGGCTTTCGACGGGAAGCGGCTCACGCCCCTGGCCTGGGGGATGGCTTTCCTGGTGGCGGGAGGCCTGATCCAGATCCTCCCCCTCCCCCCGGGCCTATTGCGCCTGCTCAGTCCCGGCTCCGCCGCCGTCTGGGCCGGAAAAACTCCGAGCGGATGGGCTCCGATCTCCGTCGCCCCCGGCCTGACGGCCGACAACCTTCTGCTCCTGGCGGCGGGCTGCGCCCTCTTCTGGGCGGCGGCGCTCTTTCGCCCCGCGCCCGGGGCGCGGCCCGGGAACTTTCCTTCCCTCCTGATCGGAGCGATCCTGACCGTCGGGTTCGTGATCTCCGTGGCGGGGATCGCCCGGCATTTCAGCGCTCCCCGGGAAATTTACGGGATCAGGGAGATAACCCGGGGCGCTCCCTTCGGCCCCTTCGTCAACCGGAACCACTTCGCCGGTTATATCGAAATGATCATCCCCTGCGGTTTGATCCTGCTTTTCGCCCCGCCCTCTTCCCGCCCCCAGGCCTTCCTGCGGCGCTTGTTCCGTAAATTCACCAGCCGCGATCCCCGCCCCATCCTGATCGCCTTCATGGTAACGGTCATGACCTGGGCGCTCCTCCTCAGCGGATCGCGGGGCGGCATCGTCTCCCTCGCCGCCGCCACGGGCTTTCTGGCCGCCTGCGCCCGCCGGGCGGGGCTGCTCACGTCCAAAAATTGTTCCAGGATCATCATCATCCTCCTGGCGGGGGCCGTCGCCTTCGGAGTCTGGTTCGGGTGGCGCCGGGTCGGGCACCGCTTCCAGGGCATCGAGGGCACCCCCCTCCGGGTCCGGGTCTGGTCGGATTCCCTGGAAGCGGCCGGAAGCTTCCCCCTCTTCGGCTCCGGCCTGGGCACCTTCGCCGAAGTGTTCCCCTCCTATCAATCTTTCCCCTTCAACTACCGCTTCACCCACGCCGAAAACGATTACGTCCAAATGGCGCTGGAGATGGGCGCGTGGGGGACGGGGGGAGCGCTCTGGCTCCTGTTCTTCTGGTACCGGGCGGTCTTCGCCGGGATCAGGCCGGGCGGGGGCGGACCGGTCCTCAGCACCCGCCGGGGGTTTTCGATCTCTCCCCTGGGCGTGCTGCTCGGGACTTCGGCCGGCGTCACCGCCCTTCTCGTCCACGAACTCTTCAACTTCAACCTCCACGTCCCCTCCAACTTCATCCTCTTCTGCGCCCTGGCCGGACTGGCCGCCGGCGCCGCCGGCGAAACTTCCCATGAATGAGCCCGCCCCGAAAACCGGCCGGGTTGGGTGGCTGGCGGCGCGGGGAATATACCTGGCGGGCAACCTGCTTCTGAGGGGAAGCCGGCGGATACTGTACGGCCCCTGCACCCCGGAGCCCGAACGGATCCTGGTCTTCCGAACCGGGAACCTGGGTGATTCCTTCTGCGCCCTGCCCGTTTTCCTGGCTCTGAGGAAACGTTTCCCCGGCGCCCTCCTCACCCTGCTCACGGCGGAGGCGGAACCGGGGTTGCCCGACTGCGCGGAGATTTTCCGCGAGTTCGCCCCGGCCGACGCTCTCCTGCGCTTTCCCGGCCGCGCGCGGCGGAAGGGTTCCCTGCGGGCCCTGGCCCGACGGCTGCGGCGCGAACGTTTCGATCTGGTCGTCTACCTGGGACAGTCCGCCGCGCCCTTGCGCCGGATTTTGCGAGACCTGGTCTTTTTCCGCTGGGCCGGCGCGCGCTCCGCCGCCGGGTTCGCCTGGAACCGCCATTTTTTCTTCCGGAAGGCTCAGACCGCCCGGGCCCGGTTCCCCGGCGAGACCGCCCGTCTGGCCCTCAACCTGACGGCGATCGGAATCGATCCGGCCGACCTGCCGCAGCCGCCCCCTCCCCCGGTCCCGGCGGACCGGCTGCCCCCGGGTCCGGGAAGAACCGTCGCCATCCACCCCACGGCCAAGTACCAG
Above is a genomic segment from bacterium containing:
- a CDS encoding O-antigen ligase family protein translates to MNIRAWGSGTAAGAMLAGLVLAPLPYGSVLPWARSFLEIFSFLALGLVLAGGRRRGAFDGKRLTPLAWGMAFLVAGGLIQILPLPPGLLRLLSPGSAAVWAGKTPSGWAPISVAPGLTADNLLLLAAGCALFWAAALFRPAPGARPGNFPSLLIGAILTVGFVISVAGIARHFSAPREIYGIREITRGAPFGPFVNRNHFAGYIEMIIPCGLILLFAPPSSRPQAFLRRLFRKFTSRDPRPILIAFMVTVMTWALLLSGSRGGIVSLAAATGFLAACARRAGLLTSKNCSRIIIILLAGAVAFGVWFGWRRVGHRFQGIEGTPLRVRVWSDSLEAAGSFPLFGSGLGTFAEVFPSYQSFPFNYRFTHAENDYVQMALEMGAWGTGGALWLLFFWYRAVFAGIRPGGGGPVLSTRRGFSISPLGVLLGTSAGVTALLVHELFNFNLHVPSNFILFCALAGLAAGAAGETSHE
- a CDS encoding glycosyltransferase family 9 protein, which codes for MNEPAPKTGRVGWLAARGIYLAGNLLLRGSRRILYGPCTPEPERILVFRTGNLGDSFCALPVFLALRKRFPGALLTLLTAEAEPGLPDCAEIFREFAPADALLRFPGRARRKGSLRALARRLRRERFDLVVYLGQSAAPLRRILRDLVFFRWAGARSAAGFAWNRHFFFRKAQTARARFPGETARLALNLTAIGIDPADLPQPPPPPVPADRLPPGPGRTVAIHPTAKYQAKLWPEERFVEVAEGLARRYPDARFLVVGDAGAGPFGRKLERILPGRISDLSGRLSLSELAGVLTRADLLISLDSGPVHVAAAFGTPVVGVYSSRDYPRSWHPRGEGHEIIRTDPPCAACRKTVCASLECTRAIDPGAVIAAAARILDSRCP